From the genome of Pungitius pungitius chromosome 21, fPunPun2.1, whole genome shotgun sequence, one region includes:
- the cabp5a gene encoding calcium-binding protein 5a — translation MSLGAACIFLRGGKTITRELADDEIDELREAFNEFDKDKDGLISCKDLGNLMRTMGYMPTEMELIELSQNINMNLGGKVDFEDFVELMAPKLLAETAGMIGMKELKNAFKEFDMDGDGVITTEELRSAMSKLMGEHMSRSEIDAIVKEADDNGDGTVDFEEFVRMMSNK, via the exons ATGAGTTTAGGGGCAGCGTGCATCTTCTTGCGAGGAGGGAAAACTATT ACAAGAGAACTGGCTGATGATGAGATTGATG AGCTGCGTGAAGCGTTCAATGAGTTTGATAAAGACAAGGACGGGCTGATCAGCTGCAAGGACCTGGGGAACCTGATGAGGACGATGGGCTACATGCCCACGGAGATGGAGCTCATCGAGCTGAgccaaaatatcaacatgaaCC TCGGGGGCAAAGTGGACTTTGAGGACTTCGTGGAGCTGATGGCCCCGAAGCTTCTGGCCGAAACGGCCGGGATGATCGGCATGAAGGAGCTCAAGAACGCCTTCAAGGAG TTCGACATGGACGGAGACGGAGTGATCACCACCGAGGAGCTGCGGTCGGCCATGAGCAAGCTGATGGGCGAGCACATGAGCCGCAGCGAGATAGACGCCATCGTCAAGGAAGCCGACGACAACGGCGACGGCACGGTGGACTTTGAAG AGTTCGTCAGAATGATGTCCAACAAGTGA
- the taok2b gene encoding serine/threonine-protein kinase TAO2 isoform X1 — translation MPSSVRAGSLKDPEVAELFFREDPEKLFTDLREIGHGSFGAVYFAHDIRTNEVVAIKKMSYSGKQSNEKWQDIIKEVKFLQKLRHPNTVEYHGCYLREHTAWLVMEYCLGSASDLLEVHKKPLQEVEIAAITHGALQGLGYLHSHNMIHRDVKAGNILLTEPGQVKLGDFGSASIVAPANSFVGTPYWMAPEVILAMDEGQYDGKVDVWSLGITCIELAERKPPLFNMNAMSALYHIAQNESPVLQSNHWSDYFRNFVDSCLQKIAQDRPTSDVLLKHHFLCRERPMTAVMDLIARTKDAVRELDNLQYRKMKKILFHEALNGPAPEGGDEEEDAEQYMLRTGTVNSMESSHSLPSMSISASSQSSSVNSLADGSDDSGEMAMMQEGEHTVTSNSSVLHKPLSHDNIYDDPYQPEVDPQRGALSAAAGGGGGGGGGGGGGGGGREGGGGGERRRRRGRDHFATIRTASLVTRQIQEHEQGSALREQMSGYKRMRRQHQKQLMGLENKLKAEMDEHQLRLDKELENQRNSFSMEGEKFSKKHQVILEKETKAVLTEEKKFQQHILGQQKKELTGLLESQKRQYRQRKEQLKEELNENQSTPKREKQEWLVHQKECLQQLQAEEEAGLLRRQRQYYELQCRQYKRKMLLARHNLEQDLLREELNKKQTLKDLECAMLLRHHESTQELEFRQLGLVQRTRADLIRTQHQTELTNQMEYNKRREQELRQKHAVEVRQQPKSLKSKELQIKRQFQDTCKIQTRQYKALRNHLLENTPKSDHKAVLKRLKDEQTRKLAILAEQYDHSINDMLSTQALRLDETQEAEYKVLRMQLQQELELLNAYQSKIKIHTDTQHDREVKDLEQRVSIRRALLEQRIEEEMLSLQNERSERIRTLLERQASEIESFDSESLRLGFSNMALTGIPSEAYPMQAYSGAPPPPSAARSAGHWSHGVHPQSMLPPPPPPHSRRSHNHSGGSSSSGVSSAAGDRRSESSSSSSSSCHPLGMALGLGRDGREAHHSSRSSASSSSSSSSSSSHHQRHHLPQHYHHQSTPQLYRERERDREREREKEREREWAGVRGSGGDLAHPHPLPFSHHLPSRSSSQSLAMLPPPPPAPPSVSGPSSSSSSSSSSQGGGVYSGGGLGVRAAPGLMALRNSPQPLRRTASGGGPGGAGGSDGVLSRSTSVTSHISNGSHLSYS, via the exons ATGCCCTCGAGTGTGCGGGCCGGGAGCCTGAAGGACCCGGAGGTGGCTGAGCTTTTCTTCAGGGAGGACCCCGAGAAGCTCTTCACGGACCTCAGGGAGATTGGCCATGGGAGCTTCGGAGCGGTCTACTTC GCCCATGACATCCGCACCAATGAGGTGGTGGCCATCAAGAAGATGTCCTATAGTGGCAAACAGTCCAACGAG AAGTGGCAGGACATCATCAAGGAAGTGAAGTTCCTCCAGAAGCTGCGCCACCCCAACACCGTGGAGTACCATGGCTGCTACCTGAGAGAGCATACCGcttgg CTGGTGATGGAGTACTGCTTGGGTTCAGCTTCTGACCTCTTAGAAG TCCACAAGAAACCCCTGCAGGAAGTGGAAATAGCCGCCATAACCCATGGTGCATTGCAGGGATTGGGGTATCTTCACTCTCACAACATGATTCACAG ggacGTGAAGGCAGGAAACATCTTGCTAACCGAGCCGGGTCAGGTCAAACTGGGAGATTTCGGCTCCGCCTCCATCGTCGCCCCGGCCAACTCCTTCGTAGGAACACCTTACTG GATGGCCCCCGAGGTGATTCTCGCCATGGACGAGGGTCAGTACGACGGGAAGGTGGATGTGTGGTCACTTGGCATCACCTGCATAGAGCTGG CGGAAAGGAAGCCTCCTCTGTTTAACATGAATGCTATGAGTGCCTTATACCACATCGCCCAGAATGAGAGCCCCGTGCTGCAGTCTAATCACTG gTCGGACTATTTTCGGAATTTTGTGGACTCGTGTTTACAGAAGATCGCGCAGGACAGACCTACCTCTGATGTGCTGCTGAAG CACCATTTCCTATGCAGAGAGCGTCCCATGACTGCTGTGATGGACCTGATCGCACGCACCAAGGATGCTGTCCGCGAGCTGGACAACCTTCAGTACCGGAAGATGAAGAAAATCCTTTTCCACGAAGCCCTCAACGGCCCCGccccagaaggaggagatgaggaagag GATGCGGAGCAGTACATGCTGCGCACCGGCACCGTCAACAGCATGGAGAGCTCCCACTCGCTGCCCTCCATGTCCATCAGTGCCAGCTCCCAGAGCAGCTCGGTCAACAGCCTGGCAGACGGCTCCGACGACAGCGGCGAGATGGCCATGATGCAGGAGGGGGAGCACACCGTCACCTCCAACAGCTCCGTGCTGCACAAGCCCCTG AGCCATGACAACATCTACGATGACCCATATCAGCCAGAGGTTGACCCACAGCGAGGAGCTTTATCTGCTgccgctggtggaggaggaggaggaggaggaggaggcggcggcggagggggggggagagaaggtggtggaggtggagagagaaggCGGCGTCGAGGCAGAGACCATTTTGCCACCATCAGGACGGCCTCGCTGGTCACGCGTCAGATCCAGGAGCACGAGCAAGGCTCCGCCCTCAGAGAGCAGATGTCAGG GTACAAGCGGATGCGGCGGCAGCACCAGAAGCAGCTGATGGGCTTGGAGAACAAGCTGAAGGCTGAGATGGATGAGCACCAGCTGAGGCTGGACAAAGAGCTGGAGAATCAGAGGAACAGCTTCTCCATGGAGGGAGAAAAGTTCTCCAAGAAGCACCAGGTTAtcctggagaaggag ACGAAGGCCGTCCTGACTGAGGAGAAGAAGTTTCAGCAGCACATACTGGGCCAACAAAAGAAGGAGCTAACGGGGCTCCTCGAGTCCCAGAAGCGGCAGTATCGACAGCGCAAGGAGCAGCTCAAAGAG GAACTAAATGAGAACCAGTCAACACCAAAGCGAGAGAAACAAGAGTGGTTGGTGCATCAGAAGGAgtgtctgcagcagctgcaggcggaggaggaggcaggccTGCTGCGGAGGCAGAGGCAGTATTATGAGCTGCAATGTCGCCAGTACAAGAGGAAGATGCTGCTGGCCCGCCACAACCTAGAGCAGGACCTGCTCCGAGAG gagctgAACAAGAAGCAGACCCTGAAGGACTTGGAGTGCGCGATGCTCCTCCGGCACCACGAGTCCACCCAGGAGCTGGAGTTCCGCCAGCTGGGGCTGGTGCAGCGCACGCGGGCCGACCTGATCCGCACGCAGCACCAGACGGAGCTCACCAACCAGATGGAGTACAACAAGCGCCGCGAGCAGGAGCTGCGGCAGAAACACGCCGTGGAGGTCCGCCAACAGCCCAAGAGCCTCAAA tcCAAAGAGCTGCAGATCAAGCGCCAGTTCCAGGACACGTGTAAGATCCAGACCCGCCAGTACAAGGCGCTGCGCAACCACCTGCTGGAGAACACGCCCAAGTCGGACCACAAGGCCGTGCTGAAGCGCCTGAAGGACGAGCAGACTCGCAAGCTGGCCATCCTGGCCGAGCAGTACGACCACTCCATCAACGACATGCTGTCCACACAGGCT CTGCGATTGGACGAGACCCAGGAAGCGGAGTACAAAGTGCTGCggatgcagctgcagcaggagctggagctgctcaACGCCTACCAGAGCAAGATCAAGATCCACACCGACACGCAGCACGACCGAGAGGTCAAGGACCTGGAGCAGAGGGTGTCCATCCGCCGCGCCCTGCTGGAGCAGAGG atcgaAGAGGAGATGCTGTCCCTGCAGAACGAGCGCTCCGAGCGCATCCGCACCCTCCTGGAGCGGCAGGCCAGCGAGATCGAGTCCTTCGACTCGGAGAGCCTGCGCCTGGGCTTCAGCAACATGGCGCTGACGGGCATCCCCAGCGAGGCCTACCCCATGCAGGCCTACTCCggcgccccgccccccccgtccgcCGCCCGCTCCGCCGGCCACTGGAGCCACGGCGTGCACCCGCAGAGcatgctgccgccgccgccgccgccgcactcCCGCCGCAGCCACAACcacagcggcggcagcagcagcagcggcgtcaGCAGCGCGGCGGGGGACCGCAGGagcgagtcctcctcctcctcctcctcctcctgccacccGCTGGGGATGGCCCTGGGGCTGGGGCGAGACGGGAGGGAGGCGCACCACTCGTCccgctcctcggcctcctcttcgtcctcgtcctcgtcctcctcctcgcaccACCAGCGCCACCACCTGCCGCAGCACTACCACCACCAGAGCACGCCGCAGCTGTACCGCGAGCGGGAGCGGGACCgggagagggagcgggagaAGGAGCGGGAGCGGGAGTGGGCCGGAGTGCGAGGCTCCGGCGGCGACCTGGCCCACCCACACCCCCTGCCCTTCTCCCATCACCTGCCCTCGCGCTCCTCCTCTCAGTCCCTGGCcatgctgccgccgccgccgcccgcgcCTCCGTCCGTCTCCggcccctcgtcctcctcctcgtcctcgtcctcctcgcagGGGGGCGGGGTCTACTCCGGCGGCGGGCTGGGCGTGCGCGCCGCCCCCGGCTTGATGGCGCTGCGGAACAGCCCCCAGCCCCTGAGGAGGACGGCGTCCGGCGGGGGGCCCGGAGGAGCCGGGGGCAGCGACGGCGTCCTGAGCCGGAGCACCTCCGTCACCTCGCACATCTCCAACGGCTCCCACCTCTCCTACTCTtag
- the taok2b gene encoding serine/threonine-protein kinase TAO2 isoform X2, with amino-acid sequence MPSSVRAGSLKDPEVAELFFREDPEKLFTDLREIGHGSFGAVYFAHDIRTNEVVAIKKMSYSGKQSNEKWQDIIKEVKFLQKLRHPNTVEYHGCYLREHTAWLVMEYCLGSASDLLEVHKKPLQEVEIAAITHGALQGLGYLHSHNMIHRDVKAGNILLTEPGQVKLGDFGSASIVAPANSFVGTPYWMAPEVILAMDEGQYDGKVDVWSLGITCIELAERKPPLFNMNAMSALYHIAQNESPVLQSNHWSDYFRNFVDSCLQKIAQDRPTSDVLLKHHFLCRERPMTAVMDLIARTKDAVRELDNLQYRKMKKILFHEALNGPAPEGGDEEEDAEQYMLRTGTVNSMESSHSLPSMSISASSQSSSVNSLADGSDDSGEMAMMQEGEHTVTSNSSVLHKPLSHDNIYDDPYQPEVDPQRGALSAAAGGGGGGGGGGGGGGGGREGGGGGERRRRRGRDHFATIRTASLVTRQIQEHEQGSALREQMSGYKRMRRQHQKQLMGLENKLKAEMDEHQLRLDKELENQRNSFSMEGEKFSKKHQVILEKETKAVLTEEKKFQQHILGQQKKELTGLLESQKRQYRQRKEQLKEELNKKQTLKDLECAMLLRHHESTQELEFRQLGLVQRTRADLIRTQHQTELTNQMEYNKRREQELRQKHAVEVRQQPKSLKSKELQIKRQFQDTCKIQTRQYKALRNHLLENTPKSDHKAVLKRLKDEQTRKLAILAEQYDHSINDMLSTQALRLDETQEAEYKVLRMQLQQELELLNAYQSKIKIHTDTQHDREVKDLEQRVSIRRALLEQRIEEEMLSLQNERSERIRTLLERQASEIESFDSESLRLGFSNMALTGIPSEAYPMQAYSGAPPPPSAARSAGHWSHGVHPQSMLPPPPPPHSRRSHNHSGGSSSSGVSSAAGDRRSESSSSSSSSCHPLGMALGLGRDGREAHHSSRSSASSSSSSSSSSSHHQRHHLPQHYHHQSTPQLYRERERDREREREKEREREWAGVRGSGGDLAHPHPLPFSHHLPSRSSSQSLAMLPPPPPAPPSVSGPSSSSSSSSSSQGGGVYSGGGLGVRAAPGLMALRNSPQPLRRTASGGGPGGAGGSDGVLSRSTSVTSHISNGSHLSYS; translated from the exons ATGCCCTCGAGTGTGCGGGCCGGGAGCCTGAAGGACCCGGAGGTGGCTGAGCTTTTCTTCAGGGAGGACCCCGAGAAGCTCTTCACGGACCTCAGGGAGATTGGCCATGGGAGCTTCGGAGCGGTCTACTTC GCCCATGACATCCGCACCAATGAGGTGGTGGCCATCAAGAAGATGTCCTATAGTGGCAAACAGTCCAACGAG AAGTGGCAGGACATCATCAAGGAAGTGAAGTTCCTCCAGAAGCTGCGCCACCCCAACACCGTGGAGTACCATGGCTGCTACCTGAGAGAGCATACCGcttgg CTGGTGATGGAGTACTGCTTGGGTTCAGCTTCTGACCTCTTAGAAG TCCACAAGAAACCCCTGCAGGAAGTGGAAATAGCCGCCATAACCCATGGTGCATTGCAGGGATTGGGGTATCTTCACTCTCACAACATGATTCACAG ggacGTGAAGGCAGGAAACATCTTGCTAACCGAGCCGGGTCAGGTCAAACTGGGAGATTTCGGCTCCGCCTCCATCGTCGCCCCGGCCAACTCCTTCGTAGGAACACCTTACTG GATGGCCCCCGAGGTGATTCTCGCCATGGACGAGGGTCAGTACGACGGGAAGGTGGATGTGTGGTCACTTGGCATCACCTGCATAGAGCTGG CGGAAAGGAAGCCTCCTCTGTTTAACATGAATGCTATGAGTGCCTTATACCACATCGCCCAGAATGAGAGCCCCGTGCTGCAGTCTAATCACTG gTCGGACTATTTTCGGAATTTTGTGGACTCGTGTTTACAGAAGATCGCGCAGGACAGACCTACCTCTGATGTGCTGCTGAAG CACCATTTCCTATGCAGAGAGCGTCCCATGACTGCTGTGATGGACCTGATCGCACGCACCAAGGATGCTGTCCGCGAGCTGGACAACCTTCAGTACCGGAAGATGAAGAAAATCCTTTTCCACGAAGCCCTCAACGGCCCCGccccagaaggaggagatgaggaagag GATGCGGAGCAGTACATGCTGCGCACCGGCACCGTCAACAGCATGGAGAGCTCCCACTCGCTGCCCTCCATGTCCATCAGTGCCAGCTCCCAGAGCAGCTCGGTCAACAGCCTGGCAGACGGCTCCGACGACAGCGGCGAGATGGCCATGATGCAGGAGGGGGAGCACACCGTCACCTCCAACAGCTCCGTGCTGCACAAGCCCCTG AGCCATGACAACATCTACGATGACCCATATCAGCCAGAGGTTGACCCACAGCGAGGAGCTTTATCTGCTgccgctggtggaggaggaggaggaggaggaggaggcggcggcggagggggggggagagaaggtggtggaggtggagagagaaggCGGCGTCGAGGCAGAGACCATTTTGCCACCATCAGGACGGCCTCGCTGGTCACGCGTCAGATCCAGGAGCACGAGCAAGGCTCCGCCCTCAGAGAGCAGATGTCAGG GTACAAGCGGATGCGGCGGCAGCACCAGAAGCAGCTGATGGGCTTGGAGAACAAGCTGAAGGCTGAGATGGATGAGCACCAGCTGAGGCTGGACAAAGAGCTGGAGAATCAGAGGAACAGCTTCTCCATGGAGGGAGAAAAGTTCTCCAAGAAGCACCAGGTTAtcctggagaaggag ACGAAGGCCGTCCTGACTGAGGAGAAGAAGTTTCAGCAGCACATACTGGGCCAACAAAAGAAGGAGCTAACGGGGCTCCTCGAGTCCCAGAAGCGGCAGTATCGACAGCGCAAGGAGCAGCTCAAAGAG gagctgAACAAGAAGCAGACCCTGAAGGACTTGGAGTGCGCGATGCTCCTCCGGCACCACGAGTCCACCCAGGAGCTGGAGTTCCGCCAGCTGGGGCTGGTGCAGCGCACGCGGGCCGACCTGATCCGCACGCAGCACCAGACGGAGCTCACCAACCAGATGGAGTACAACAAGCGCCGCGAGCAGGAGCTGCGGCAGAAACACGCCGTGGAGGTCCGCCAACAGCCCAAGAGCCTCAAA tcCAAAGAGCTGCAGATCAAGCGCCAGTTCCAGGACACGTGTAAGATCCAGACCCGCCAGTACAAGGCGCTGCGCAACCACCTGCTGGAGAACACGCCCAAGTCGGACCACAAGGCCGTGCTGAAGCGCCTGAAGGACGAGCAGACTCGCAAGCTGGCCATCCTGGCCGAGCAGTACGACCACTCCATCAACGACATGCTGTCCACACAGGCT CTGCGATTGGACGAGACCCAGGAAGCGGAGTACAAAGTGCTGCggatgcagctgcagcaggagctggagctgctcaACGCCTACCAGAGCAAGATCAAGATCCACACCGACACGCAGCACGACCGAGAGGTCAAGGACCTGGAGCAGAGGGTGTCCATCCGCCGCGCCCTGCTGGAGCAGAGG atcgaAGAGGAGATGCTGTCCCTGCAGAACGAGCGCTCCGAGCGCATCCGCACCCTCCTGGAGCGGCAGGCCAGCGAGATCGAGTCCTTCGACTCGGAGAGCCTGCGCCTGGGCTTCAGCAACATGGCGCTGACGGGCATCCCCAGCGAGGCCTACCCCATGCAGGCCTACTCCggcgccccgccccccccgtccgcCGCCCGCTCCGCCGGCCACTGGAGCCACGGCGTGCACCCGCAGAGcatgctgccgccgccgccgccgccgcactcCCGCCGCAGCCACAACcacagcggcggcagcagcagcagcggcgtcaGCAGCGCGGCGGGGGACCGCAGGagcgagtcctcctcctcctcctcctcctcctgccacccGCTGGGGATGGCCCTGGGGCTGGGGCGAGACGGGAGGGAGGCGCACCACTCGTCccgctcctcggcctcctcttcgtcctcgtcctcgtcctcctcctcgcaccACCAGCGCCACCACCTGCCGCAGCACTACCACCACCAGAGCACGCCGCAGCTGTACCGCGAGCGGGAGCGGGACCgggagagggagcgggagaAGGAGCGGGAGCGGGAGTGGGCCGGAGTGCGAGGCTCCGGCGGCGACCTGGCCCACCCACACCCCCTGCCCTTCTCCCATCACCTGCCCTCGCGCTCCTCCTCTCAGTCCCTGGCcatgctgccgccgccgccgcccgcgcCTCCGTCCGTCTCCggcccctcgtcctcctcctcgtcctcgtcctcctcgcagGGGGGCGGGGTCTACTCCGGCGGCGGGCTGGGCGTGCGCGCCGCCCCCGGCTTGATGGCGCTGCGGAACAGCCCCCAGCCCCTGAGGAGGACGGCGTCCGGCGGGGGGCCCGGAGGAGCCGGGGGCAGCGACGGCGTCCTGAGCCGGAGCACCTCCGTCACCTCGCACATCTCCAACGGCTCCCACCTCTCCTACTCTtag